From Methanoculleus oceani, a single genomic window includes:
- a CDS encoding DUF7524 family protein, with translation MSEIFLNRRGINSIEVPDEVEATPGSDLALHIVNHGSPLHITLASPNSSTFTDFFHENLYVNRIEEFRIPIRENAYPGVFNVEVIAGYGAKKAEFRVVVRERAAPEPGPVEVPPKTAAHRASFRWQSSIPALALVAAALVLYGLWLAYRVDLLNAAAFGALLIGVILAWLRQRS, from the coding sequence ATGTCGGAGATATTTCTCAACCGCCGGGGGATTAACTCCATCGAGGTTCCGGACGAGGTCGAGGCGACGCCGGGGAGCGACCTTGCCCTCCATATCGTTAACCACGGCTCGCCGCTCCACATCACCCTCGCCTCACCGAACTCCTCGACCTTCACCGACTTTTTCCACGAGAACCTCTACGTGAACAGAATCGAGGAGTTCCGGATCCCCATCCGGGAGAATGCCTACCCGGGGGTCTTCAACGTCGAGGTCATCGCCGGATACGGCGCTAAAAAGGCGGAGTTCCGGGTCGTCGTCAGGGAGCGGGCGGCACCGGAGCCCGGGCCGGTCGAGGTCCCTCCGAAAACGGCCGCCCACCGGGCCTCGTTCCGGTGGCAGTCTTCCATCCCGGCCCTCGCCCTCGTCGCCGCCGCCCTGGTGCTCTACGGGCTGTGGCTGGCCTACCGGGTTGATCTCTTAAACGCCGCTGCGTTTGGGGCGTTGCTCATCGGGGTCATCCTCGCATGGCTGCGGCAGCGGTCGTAG
- the cbiB gene encoding adenosylcobinamide-phosphate synthase CbiB: MAAAAVVVAASLLVDRLIGDPHSRYHPVAVLGRFIGWWGVPGRYPVRIQRAAGVAGTVLTASLFAVPFVLVQFAAPWYLYLLLAPFLLKTCLAWRALEEHAAAVVRALEDGGIDAGRSAVGMMVSRDTARLEREHVLSAAYESMTENLVDSIVSPLFYFGVFGLAGAAVFRAVNTLDAMLGYRDERLRIGWFPARADDVANFIPARLTGFILLAYFAAKGRFAPAWAVLRRDRKKRPGFNGGIPMAVIAGGVGIRLEKPGFYTIGDPERTLAEAGAGIVHAVRAATIIFALAEIAALFLLGFMSYT, from the coding sequence ATGGCTGCGGCAGCGGTCGTAGTCGCCGCGTCGCTGCTGGTGGACCGGCTGATCGGCGACCCGCACTCACGGTATCACCCGGTGGCGGTCCTCGGCAGGTTCATCGGATGGTGGGGGGTTCCGGGCCGCTACCCGGTCCGCATCCAGCGGGCGGCCGGAGTCGCCGGAACCGTTCTGACCGCATCGCTCTTTGCCGTCCCCTTCGTTCTCGTCCAGTTCGCGGCCCCCTGGTACCTCTACCTCCTCCTCGCGCCATTCCTGCTCAAGACCTGTCTCGCCTGGCGGGCGCTCGAGGAGCATGCCGCCGCCGTGGTCCGGGCGCTCGAGGACGGCGGCATCGATGCGGGCCGCTCAGCGGTCGGGATGATGGTGAGCAGGGATACGGCGCGCCTCGAGCGCGAGCACGTCCTCTCGGCCGCCTACGAGTCGATGACCGAGAACCTGGTGGACAGCATCGTCTCCCCGCTCTTCTACTTCGGGGTCTTCGGCCTCGCCGGGGCCGCGGTCTTCCGGGCGGTCAACACCCTGGACGCGATGCTCGGCTACCGGGACGAGCGGCTCCGGATCGGCTGGTTCCCGGCACGCGCCGACGACGTCGCAAACTTCATCCCGGCCCGGCTCACCGGCTTCATCCTCCTCGCCTACTTTGCGGCGAAGGGCCGGTTCGCCCCGGCCTGGGCGGTGCTCCGCCGGGATAGAAAGAAGCGCCCGGGGTTCAACGGCGGGATCCCGATGGCCGTCATCGCCGGCGGCGTCGGGATCCGGCTCGAGAAGCCCGGTTTCTACACGATCGGGGACCCTGAACGGACGCTTGCCGAGGCGGGCGCCGGGATCGTCCATGCGGTCCGGGCGGCGACGATCATCTTCGCCCTCGCCGAGATCGCCGCACTATTTTTATTGGGGTTCATGAGCTATACATAA